In Stenotrophomonas sp. ASS1, the following proteins share a genomic window:
- a CDS encoding DUF3649 domain-containing protein, translating to MDRSPATASPRTFFSNPRWGVLSRSLAAIFGGYALASVTSVFCAVALPGARGQTVLTGMLLAILVAACAALWAFATRSALRAWVGILAPALLMAAIARLLGAWA from the coding sequence GTGGACCGCTCGCCCGCAACCGCCAGCCCCCGCACCTTCTTCTCCAATCCGCGCTGGGGCGTGCTGTCACGCTCGCTGGCCGCGATCTTCGGCGGCTACGCGCTGGCCTCGGTGACCAGCGTGTTCTGCGCGGTTGCGCTGCCCGGCGCACGCGGCCAGACCGTGCTGACCGGCATGCTGCTGGCCATCCTGGTGGCCGCCTGCGCAGCGTTATGGGCGTTCGCGACCCGCAGCGCGCTGCGCGCGTGGGTCGGCATCCTCGCGCCCGCGCTGCTGATGGCCGCCATTGCGCGCCTGCTGGGGGCCTGGGCATGA
- a CDS encoding TonB-dependent siderophore receptor: protein MAMPLNHPRPTLLALAVTALMIAPLAHADGTADPSARTLDTVQVTADGDIVDSYTVKRASTATKLGLSLRQTPQSMTVVTRQRLDDMGLFSLSDVMGQVTGVAVSVTDSERINYVSRGYNITNFQVDGMLNTFGGYIKTNTDSVIYDRIEVVRGATGLTTGAGDPSGTINFVRKRPTDSFQMSANLTLGRWGNQRLEADLGGPVALDGRIRARVVAAKQQSDSFRDVYKLDKDVFYGIVQADITDTTLLEAGYEYQSPRTTGVTWGVVPYWGSDGQPANLPRSTNLSARWSSWPIIEKSAFARLEQQLGNGWTAKAAYTRSKRETDGAVWYGASGYPNADGSGISAFVGSFGENGDMQVFDFNVGGPFRLFGREHELVLGFGQSVRKGEVPATDTAAYPDSYTRVPDWHRWNGDVAPLQVTRLGYLASEDELRQRAAYLATRLQLADPLTAVLGARYGSWETRTWNYTHDAAGRLTDTRRGGYKPDDSLTPYAGFIYDFNRYFSGYVSYTDIFQPQNYRDRDNNYLEPVVGDMWEAGVKAEFFDGLLNASAAVFKGQKDNVAELDDSVPENSLPGGVSAYRSTGKGNKVKGWEIEAQGSLGENWNLAAGFTHTVSRSAQGVRQNTVVPVDLFRLNASWRPGGAEGRFWLGGGATWQSGIWSLSNKPRADFLTSGKRDRVAIEQGDIYLLNLSAGYRFNENFTAQVNVNNLLDKKYYNRVGFYDGVFWGEPRNVTMTLRWKL, encoded by the coding sequence ATGGCAATGCCGCTGAACCACCCTCGTCCCACTCTGCTGGCCCTGGCCGTGACCGCACTGATGATCGCCCCGCTGGCCCACGCCGACGGCACTGCCGATCCTTCCGCGCGCACGCTGGATACGGTCCAGGTCACCGCTGACGGCGATATCGTCGACAGCTATACGGTCAAGCGTGCCAGCACGGCCACCAAGCTCGGCCTGTCGCTGCGCCAGACACCGCAGTCGATGACCGTGGTCACCCGCCAGCGCCTGGATGACATGGGCTTGTTCTCGCTGTCCGATGTGATGGGCCAGGTCACCGGCGTGGCGGTATCGGTTACCGACAGCGAGCGCATCAACTACGTCTCGCGCGGCTACAACATCACCAATTTCCAGGTCGATGGGATGCTCAACACCTTCGGTGGGTACATCAAGACCAACACCGACAGCGTGATCTATGACCGCATCGAAGTGGTGCGCGGCGCAACCGGCCTGACCACCGGTGCCGGCGATCCCTCGGGCACCATCAACTTCGTGCGCAAGCGTCCTACCGACAGCTTCCAGATGAGCGCCAACCTGACCCTCGGGCGTTGGGGCAACCAGCGCCTGGAGGCCGACCTCGGTGGCCCGGTTGCGCTCGACGGCCGCATCCGCGCGCGCGTGGTGGCGGCCAAACAACAGAGTGACTCGTTCCGCGATGTCTACAAACTGGACAAGGACGTGTTCTACGGCATCGTCCAGGCCGACATCACCGACACGACCCTGCTCGAGGCCGGCTACGAATACCAGTCGCCGCGCACCACGGGCGTGACCTGGGGCGTGGTGCCGTACTGGGGGTCCGATGGCCAGCCCGCCAACCTGCCGCGCTCGACCAACCTGTCCGCCCGCTGGAGCAGTTGGCCGATCATCGAAAAGAGCGCATTCGCACGCCTTGAGCAGCAGTTGGGCAACGGCTGGACCGCCAAGGCCGCCTATACCCGCTCCAAGCGCGAAACCGACGGTGCGGTGTGGTACGGGGCCTCCGGCTACCCGAATGCCGATGGCAGCGGCATCAGCGCCTTCGTCGGCAGCTTCGGCGAGAACGGCGATATGCAGGTGTTCGACTTCAACGTTGGCGGTCCGTTCCGGCTGTTCGGCCGGGAACACGAGCTGGTGCTCGGTTTCGGCCAATCGGTGCGCAAGGGTGAAGTGCCTGCCACCGACACTGCTGCCTACCCGGACAGCTACACGCGTGTACCGGATTGGCATCGCTGGAACGGCGACGTCGCGCCGCTGCAGGTCACCCGCCTGGGCTATCTGGCTTCTGAAGACGAACTGCGCCAGCGCGCGGCCTATCTGGCGACGCGCCTGCAGCTGGCCGATCCGTTGACCGCGGTGCTCGGCGCGCGCTACGGCAGCTGGGAAACGCGCACCTGGAACTACACCCACGACGCCGCCGGTCGCCTGACCGATACGCGTCGTGGCGGCTACAAGCCGGACGACTCGCTCACTCCGTATGCCGGCTTCATCTACGACTTCAACCGCTACTTCAGCGGCTACGTCAGCTACACCGATATCTTCCAGCCGCAGAACTACCGTGACCGGGACAACAACTACCTCGAACCGGTGGTCGGTGACATGTGGGAGGCCGGCGTCAAGGCCGAGTTCTTCGACGGTCTGCTGAATGCTTCCGCGGCCGTGTTCAAGGGCCAGAAGGACAACGTTGCCGAGCTCGATGACTCGGTGCCGGAAAACTCGCTGCCGGGTGGGGTCAGTGCCTACCGCTCCACCGGCAAGGGCAACAAGGTCAAGGGCTGGGAGATCGAAGCACAAGGCAGCCTTGGTGAGAACTGGAACCTGGCGGCCGGCTTCACCCACACCGTCAGCCGCAGTGCGCAGGGCGTGCGCCAGAACACCGTTGTCCCGGTCGATCTGTTCCGCCTCAACGCCAGCTGGCGACCGGGCGGTGCTGAAGGCCGCTTCTGGCTGGGTGGTGGCGCCACCTGGCAGAGCGGAATCTGGAGCCTGAGCAACAAGCCGCGTGCGGATTTCCTGACCAGCGGCAAGCGCGACCGCGTGGCAATCGAACAGGGCGACATCTACCTGCTCAACCTGTCGGCGGGCTATCGCTTCAACGAGAACTTCACCGCGCAGGTAAACGTGAACAACCTGCTGGACAAGAAGTATTACAACCGCGTCGGTTTCTATGACGGCGTGTTCTGGGGCGAACCGCGCAATGTGACGATGACACTGCGCTGGAAGCTCTGA
- a CDS encoding DUF445 family protein, whose amino-acid sequence MTSANDPRRAQLRRLKALALGLLLLMLAGFAISHWQGERGIWAWVSAFCEAAAVGALADWFAVVALFRRPMGLPIPHTAIIPRSKERIGDSLALFVRDQFLEPQVLLAKLQVFDPASRLGSWLADPARSRMLADMARGWALQALDFFDETAVRRQLHAFVVQQLRQWNAAATAGELLALLTADGRHQRVLDEGLQRLGRWLEQPEVKERASQLIVRYIQREWPTLSSTVNWVKPIDEIGDSLAERLARAVLEELQQVLAEPQHPLRQDYESWLQNYVQRLREDPALAERIEQLKQEMIDHPALQEYVQGLWARIHASLRADLQREDSALVGHLQRSLASLGSSLQADPALRDALNQHLLEGAQRLTGRLREGVTTHIAQTVKSWDERHLVEQLELSVGRDLQFIRFNGTLVGGLIGLLLHAATVVFRF is encoded by the coding sequence ATGACGTCTGCCAACGATCCGCGCCGCGCACAGCTGCGGCGCCTGAAAGCCCTCGCGCTGGGACTGCTGCTGTTGATGCTGGCCGGTTTCGCGATCAGCCACTGGCAAGGCGAGCGCGGCATCTGGGCGTGGGTTTCGGCCTTCTGCGAAGCAGCGGCCGTGGGCGCACTGGCCGACTGGTTCGCGGTCGTCGCGCTGTTCCGGCGGCCGATGGGCCTGCCGATCCCGCATACGGCAATCATCCCACGCAGCAAGGAACGCATCGGCGACAGCCTGGCCCTGTTCGTGCGCGACCAGTTCCTTGAACCACAGGTTCTCTTGGCAAAGCTGCAGGTATTCGACCCGGCCAGCCGTCTCGGCAGTTGGCTGGCCGACCCTGCACGTTCGCGGATGCTGGCCGACATGGCCCGCGGCTGGGCCCTGCAGGCACTGGACTTCTTCGACGAAACCGCGGTGCGTCGGCAGCTGCACGCCTTCGTGGTGCAGCAGCTGCGGCAGTGGAATGCCGCCGCCACCGCCGGTGAGCTGCTGGCCCTGCTGACCGCCGATGGGCGCCACCAGCGCGTGCTGGACGAGGGCCTGCAGCGCTTGGGGCGCTGGCTGGAGCAGCCGGAAGTTAAGGAGCGCGCCTCGCAGCTGATCGTGCGTTACATCCAGCGCGAGTGGCCGACGCTGTCGAGCACGGTGAACTGGGTCAAGCCGATCGACGAGATCGGCGACAGCCTGGCCGAGCGACTGGCGCGGGCGGTGCTGGAAGAACTGCAGCAGGTGCTGGCCGAGCCGCAGCATCCGCTGCGCCAGGACTACGAGAGCTGGCTGCAGAACTACGTGCAGCGCCTGCGCGAGGACCCGGCCCTGGCCGAGCGCATCGAACAGCTCAAACAGGAAATGATCGACCACCCTGCCCTGCAGGAGTACGTGCAGGGGCTGTGGGCGCGCATCCATGCCAGCCTGCGTGCCGACCTGCAGCGTGAGGATTCGGCGCTGGTCGGCCACCTGCAGCGCAGCCTCGCGTCACTGGGCAGCAGCCTGCAGGCCGACCCGGCCCTGCGCGACGCGCTGAACCAGCATCTTCTGGAGGGCGCCCAGCGCCTCACCGGCCGCCTGCGCGAAGGCGTGACCACGCATATCGCGCAGACCGTGAAGAGCTGGGACGAACGGCATCTGGTCGAACAGCTGGAACTGAGCGTGGGCCGCGACCTGCAGTTCATCCGCTTCAACGGCACCCTGGTGGGCGGCCTGATCGGCCTGCTGCTGCACGCCGCGACGGTGGTGTTCAGGTTCTAG
- a CDS encoding plasmid replication/partition related protein encodes MDIVVKEELKAYIDPLTADEHDALERSILAEGCRDALVLWGDVLVDGHNRFGICQKHGLPFNTVQNTRFQSMEDVHLWMIEQHLGRRSVSDFQRGVLALRKRDILAARKQIEQAQLQRESDGTAEAIEDAGEDSPPWEPAPKISRAELAREAKLSTSQVGMIERIHAQAAAEVVEAVKAGVISISAAAAVADLPEDEQRAAAAGGKDELKQAAKRVRESKRKPRAPKPEAAEMDFEEADEEQIASRDAEVLSALEQLGEDAPALRRRVVALTRENDTLRAQLAALRKQLEAL; translated from the coding sequence ATGGATATCGTCGTCAAAGAAGAACTCAAGGCCTACATCGACCCGCTGACCGCGGACGAACATGACGCGCTGGAGCGCAGCATCCTGGCCGAAGGCTGCCGCGATGCGCTGGTGCTGTGGGGTGATGTGCTGGTCGATGGCCACAACCGTTTCGGCATCTGCCAGAAGCATGGCCTGCCCTTCAACACCGTGCAGAACACCCGCTTCCAGAGCATGGAAGACGTGCACCTGTGGATGATCGAGCAGCACCTGGGCCGCCGCAGCGTGTCCGACTTCCAGCGCGGCGTGCTGGCGCTGCGCAAGCGCGACATCCTGGCCGCCCGCAAGCAGATCGAGCAGGCGCAGCTGCAGCGAGAGAGCGACGGCACCGCCGAAGCCATCGAGGACGCGGGTGAGGACAGCCCGCCGTGGGAACCGGCACCGAAGATCAGCCGCGCCGAGCTGGCCCGCGAGGCCAAGCTGAGCACCAGCCAGGTCGGCATGATCGAACGCATCCACGCCCAGGCCGCGGCCGAGGTGGTGGAAGCGGTGAAGGCCGGCGTGATCTCGATCAGCGCTGCTGCTGCCGTGGCCGACCTGCCGGAAGACGAGCAGCGCGCCGCTGCCGCCGGTGGCAAGGATGAGCTGAAGCAGGCCGCCAAGCGCGTGCGCGAGTCCAAGCGCAAGCCGCGCGCACCGAAGCCGGAAGCAGCCGAGATGGACTTCGAGGAAGCGGACGAAGAGCAGATCGCCAGCCGCGACGCCGAGGTGCTGTCGGCACTGGAGCAGCTGGGCGAGGATGCCCCGGCGCTGCGCCGCCGCGTGGTCGCGCTGACCCGCGAGAACGACACCCTGCGCGCGCAGCTGGCTGCGTTGCGCAAGCAGCTCGAAGCGCTCTGA
- a CDS encoding aspartate aminotransferase family protein → MKRPESDLHDLATQRPESLDAYWMPFTANRQYKAAPRMLVRAEGMHYEDVDGRQILDGTAGLWCCNAGHARPRIVEAIVEQARTLDYSPAFQMGSPPAFALAQRLAALAPAPLNHVFFTSSGSEAVDTAMKIALAYHRQRGEGQRTRFISREKAYHGVGFGGMALGGLPNNRRAFGLQLGGVDYLRHTLDLPRNAFSKGLPRQGAELADDLERLIALHDASTIAAVFVEPIAGSAGVILPAPGYLQRLRELCDHHGILLVFDEVITGFGRVGMPFAAQRFGVTPDLLTFAKAVSNGAVPLGGVLASDAVHATLMQAPPQAIELFHGYTHSGHPLACAAALATLEVYAEERLFERAIELGEYWQERLHALQGLPNVIDIRNFGLVGAVELTPRRDAPGSRGYEVFRRCFQDGRLLVRCTGDIIALSPPLIVDKAQIDQITSTLGEMIRATA, encoded by the coding sequence ATGAAGCGTCCCGAAAGCGACCTGCACGACCTGGCCACCCAGCGTCCCGAGTCACTGGACGCGTACTGGATGCCGTTCACCGCCAACCGCCAGTACAAGGCCGCCCCGCGCATGCTGGTACGCGCCGAAGGCATGCACTACGAGGACGTCGACGGCCGCCAGATCCTCGACGGCACCGCCGGCCTGTGGTGCTGCAACGCCGGCCACGCCCGCCCGCGCATCGTCGAGGCCATCGTCGAGCAGGCACGCACGCTCGACTATTCGCCGGCCTTCCAGATGGGCTCGCCGCCGGCCTTCGCACTGGCGCAGCGGCTGGCCGCACTGGCGCCTGCCCCGCTCAACCATGTGTTCTTCACCAGCTCCGGCTCCGAGGCGGTGGATACCGCGATGAAGATCGCGCTGGCCTATCACCGCCAGCGTGGCGAGGGCCAGCGCACCCGCTTCATCAGCCGCGAGAAGGCTTACCACGGGGTCGGTTTCGGCGGCATGGCGCTGGGTGGGCTGCCCAACAACCGCAGGGCGTTCGGCCTGCAGTTGGGCGGCGTGGACTACCTGCGGCATACCCTGGACCTGCCGCGCAATGCGTTCAGCAAGGGCCTGCCACGCCAGGGCGCGGAGCTGGCCGACGACCTGGAACGGCTGATCGCGCTGCACGATGCCTCGACCATCGCGGCGGTGTTCGTCGAGCCCATTGCCGGTTCGGCCGGGGTGATCCTGCCCGCGCCCGGCTACCTGCAGCGCCTGCGCGAGCTGTGCGACCACCACGGCATCCTGCTGGTGTTCGACGAGGTCATCACCGGTTTCGGCCGGGTCGGCATGCCCTTCGCCGCGCAGCGCTTCGGGGTCACCCCGGACCTGCTGACCTTCGCCAAGGCGGTCAGCAACGGCGCGGTACCGCTGGGTGGCGTGCTGGCCAGCGACGCCGTGCACGCAACCCTGATGCAGGCACCGCCGCAGGCCATCGAGCTGTTCCATGGCTATACCCATTCCGGCCATCCGCTGGCCTGCGCCGCAGCGCTGGCCACGCTGGAGGTCTATGCCGAGGAGCGCCTGTTCGAGCGTGCCATCGAGCTGGGCGAATACTGGCAGGAACGGCTGCATGCGCTGCAGGGCCTGCCCAACGTGATCGACATCCGCAACTTCGGGCTGGTCGGCGCGGTCGAGCTGACACCGCGCCGCGATGCCCCCGGCAGCCGCGGCTACGAAGTGTTCCGGCGCTGCTTCCAGGACGGCCGGCTGCTGGTGCGCTGTACCGGCGACATCATCGCGCTGTCGCCACCACTGATCGTGGACAAGGCGCAGATCGACCAGATCACCAGCACCCTGGGCGAGATGATCCGGGCCACCGCCTGA
- a CDS encoding aldehyde dehydrogenase: MADFPDRSHWQALALQLSMPGQAFIDGRYVDAASGVRFDCISPIDGRVLGAVADCDAQDVERAVLAARRSFEAGHWSQASPAHRKRVLLALAALVEKHADELALLETLDMGKPVRDARRIDLPGVVRCLSWTAEAVDKLYGEIAPTGPHELGLVTREAAGVVAAIVPWNFPLLMACWKIAPALAMGNSVVLKPSERSPLSALRLGALAAEAGLPEGVLNVLPGHGARVGEPLALHMDVDVLAFTGSTATGAKLLEYSGRSNLKRVWLECGGKSPHVVFADAPDLDAAAKAVAQGIFFNQGEVCTAGSRLLVQRSIREDFVHQVVAYGQHMQPQHPLDADAPMGALVDAAHLDKVMDDIARAEVEGARLLLGGHRAEVEAGGSYVQPTVFDQVRPEQALAREEVFGPVLAVLGFDDEAEAVRLANDSRYGLAAGLWTRDLGRAHRVARQLRAGSVWVNGWDGGDMTAPFGGYKQSGNGRDKSLHAFDKYSEIKATWIQL, translated from the coding sequence ATGGCCGATTTCCCCGACCGCAGCCATTGGCAGGCGCTGGCCCTCCAGCTGTCGATGCCGGGCCAGGCCTTCATCGACGGCCGCTATGTCGATGCCGCCAGCGGCGTCCGCTTCGACTGCATCAGCCCAATCGACGGTCGCGTGCTGGGCGCGGTTGCCGACTGTGACGCGCAGGATGTCGAGCGCGCGGTGCTGGCCGCGCGGCGCAGCTTCGAGGCGGGCCACTGGTCGCAGGCGAGCCCGGCGCATCGCAAGCGCGTGTTGCTGGCGCTGGCCGCGCTGGTGGAGAAGCACGCCGATGAGCTGGCGCTGCTGGAAACCCTGGACATGGGCAAGCCGGTGCGTGACGCACGCCGTATCGACCTGCCCGGCGTGGTGCGGTGCCTGAGCTGGACCGCCGAAGCGGTGGACAAGCTGTACGGCGAGATCGCGCCGACTGGCCCGCACGAACTCGGACTGGTCACCCGCGAAGCCGCGGGCGTGGTGGCGGCCATCGTGCCGTGGAATTTCCCGTTGCTGATGGCCTGTTGGAAGATCGCGCCGGCGCTGGCGATGGGCAACTCGGTGGTGCTCAAGCCTTCGGAGCGGTCGCCGCTGAGTGCGCTGCGGCTGGGGGCGCTGGCCGCCGAGGCGGGCCTGCCGGAGGGCGTGCTGAACGTGCTGCCGGGCCATGGCGCGCGCGTTGGCGAACCGCTGGCCCTGCACATGGACGTGGATGTGTTGGCGTTCACCGGTTCCACTGCCACCGGCGCGAAGCTGCTGGAGTATTCCGGGCGATCCAACCTCAAGCGGGTCTGGCTGGAATGCGGCGGCAAGAGCCCGCACGTGGTGTTCGCCGACGCTCCCGATCTGGACGCGGCGGCCAAGGCCGTGGCGCAGGGCATCTTCTTCAACCAGGGCGAAGTCTGTACCGCCGGGTCGCGCTTGCTGGTGCAGCGCTCGATCCGTGAGGATTTCGTGCACCAGGTGGTTGCTTATGGCCAGCACATGCAGCCGCAGCATCCGCTGGACGCCGACGCGCCGATGGGCGCGCTGGTGGACGCCGCGCATCTGGACAAGGTGATGGACGACATCGCACGCGCCGAAGTCGAGGGTGCCCGCCTGTTGCTGGGTGGCCATCGTGCCGAGGTGGAGGCGGGTGGCAGCTATGTGCAGCCGACGGTGTTCGACCAGGTGCGCCCGGAGCAGGCCTTGGCACGCGAGGAAGTGTTCGGGCCGGTGCTGGCGGTGCTCGGTTTCGACGACGAGGCCGAAGCGGTGCGCCTGGCCAACGACAGCCGATACGGACTGGCCGCCGGTCTCTGGACACGCGATCTGGGCCGCGCGCATCGGGTTGCGCGCCAGCTGCGCGCCGGCAGCGTATGGGT